The genomic window CTCAATTTGGAACGCGCAGTGATAATATCGCCTGAATTTAGAGGTTGCAATACATCTTCAGCTGCGGCTCGCAAACTGCGACCAGCGAAACAACTGGCAAGTAAAATACTCTCTAGAGCAATTCCGATAAAAAGATGTAGCGAGTGCGCGGCTTGAACAATTAACCACCCTACAAAGTAGCTGCCTAAATTTAGCCCGATTGCGAGAATAATTCCCGCCCATCGCAGTGCGAGGGGATGCTGCCATATTTTGAAGACTATTTGGGTATAGCGAGAAATTATCCAGCCCATGACTCGTACTGGATGAGGCCATCCCCAAGGATCGCCGATGATGTAATCAATACTGGCAGCGATCGCTAAAACAACAAACAGCGATGGGTCAGCAGTCATTGGTTCCTAGTTTCTAGTCTCCAATTTATTTAAGAATGACTAATGACTAATGACTAAACAACAAAACTGGTTTCTTCCCCTTGGGCTGCTTGCCAGCTACGAGCGTCATAGTATAAGTCTGCCAATGTAATACTGTACAACGCTTCTTTAAGTTTTTGGTGCAATCTGTGCCAAAGAGTAAATGTTACCCAATCTTCCGCAAGCTCTGCGTCTGGAGTGTGACGAGGTAGCGGTTCAATTGTTTCGCCTACTGCTTCTAATATTTGTCCGAGAGAAATTTTTGCAGGTTCGCGGGACAGTTGATATCCCCCATGAGCGCCTCGAACTGAGTTGACTAAACCAGCTCGTCGCAATTCTATCAACAATTTTTCCAGATAGGGTGCGGGGAGGTCTTGCCGATGCGCGATCGCTTTTACTGAAGTCGGTCTATACCCTGGTTGTAAACTTAAATCCAGCAGTGCCTTTACACTGTAGTGTCCGCGAGTTGTCAGCTTCATACTGGTAAAAAGGGTATTGGGAAAAAATGATTGGGGATAATGACTTGGAAATTAACACTTGCCATTCCCCATTCCCCGTCCCCCATTCCCGGTTCCCCTACATCCTACACTCTTTAATCTTTTTTCACATTGATGCTTTCAAAGGAACAACCATCATGGACTTACCTGAGTTGTTCACAAGGTACAGATATTTATACTTATTCAACAGTCTGATAAAAAAAGTTCTCCTTTAAGGAATACAAATATATTGAATTAATAAAGCGATATCTGTATGATATAGTTTTATGAGCTGATATAAAGCTAAGGTTTTTTATTCTTAGCTACTGTCAAGCTAAAGCACCATGCCCGCCCTCTATTACTTACTTCTCGTTGCAAGTTGATGAATAAAAAGAAAAAAATCGAAACTCTAACTGGTGAGACGCTAGTC from Funiculus sociatus GB2-C1 includes these protein-coding regions:
- a CDS encoding Rrf2 family transcriptional regulator gives rise to the protein MKLTTRGHYSVKALLDLSLQPGYRPTSVKAIAHRQDLPAPYLEKLLIELRRAGLVNSVRGAHGGYQLSREPAKISLGQILEAVGETIEPLPRHTPDAELAEDWVTFTLWHRLHQKLKEALYSITLADLYYDARSWQAAQGEETSFVV